The Triticum aestivum cultivar Chinese Spring chromosome 3A, IWGSC CS RefSeq v2.1, whole genome shotgun sequence genome includes a region encoding these proteins:
- the LOC123059862 gene encoding uncharacterized protein has product MSSALSLPATVRPASSGPGRQLYGSPPRRGPVLPPRRPQAVPCHGLLALRPSTRRCAAFGQDHHYGGALVDEGMAVLRRRIREARMAETNYEAPPAWADWEKRYYPAYVSDVSVLAGALQLLAMGTRPGVAAAVVAMLLAGVPVSAFAVLHFLGQAAGSVMHHAS; this is encoded by the coding sequence ATGTCGTCCGCCCTCTCCTTACCGGCGACGGTGCGGCCGGCATCCTCCGGGCCTGGGCGCCAGCTTTACGGGTCGCCGCCGCGCCGCGGTCCGGTGCTGCCACCGAGGAGGCCGCAGGCGGTGCCGTGCCACGGTCTGCTGGCGCTGCGACCGAGCACGAGGCGCTGCGCCGCTTTCGGGCAGGACCACCACTACGGGGGCGCGCTGGTGGACGAGGGCATGGCGGTGCTCCGGCGGAGGATCCGGGAGGCGCGGATGGCGGAGACAAACTACGAGGCGCCGCCGGCGTGGGCGGactgggagaagcgctactacccGGCCTACGTCTCCGACGTGTCCGTGCTCGCCGGAGCGCTGCAGCTGCTGGCCATGGGCACCAGGCCTGGCGTCGCTGCGGCCGTAGTCGCCATGCTGCTCGCCGGCGTGCCGGTCTCCGCTTTCGCAGTCCTGCACTTCCTCGGTCAGGCGGCGGGATCCGTTATGCACCATGCTTCTTGA